CCACGACGATGACGTGACGCACCATGGCTCCTAGAATGCCCCGAGCGAGCAGCCGTTGCAGTGTCGCTCACGCGGACGGATGGACGGGGATTGTGTTTCAGGGCCGGGCGTTTCTCCTGGAGGACACTCGTGTCGACCTCCCTCGCCTCCCACGTGCGCCGCAACGCGGCCGCCCTCCTCGCCCTGCTGACGGGGCTGCTCGTCACGGCGGGGGCGACGACGTACATCCGGCGGGGGGTGAGCCTGCGCAGGGAGCAGCTCTTCGATGACGCCGCCAGGGACGGCTCCGTGGCCCTGCAACAGCGGCTGGACGTGTACCAGGCCATGCTCCTGGGCACCCGGGGCGTCTTCACCGGCAGCGCGGCGGTGGAGCGGCACGAGTTCCGCGCGTACACGGAGAGCCTGGAGGTGCGCCAGCGCTACCCCGGCATCCAAGCCATCGGACTGGCGCGGTGGCTGAGCCGGGACGAGCTCGCGCGGCACGAGGCCCGGATGCACCAGGAGGGCTTCCCCGCGTACCGGGTGTGGCCCGAGGACGCGCGCGAGCACCACGCCGTCGTCGACCTGGTGGAGCCGTTCGACGTGAACAACCTCCGGATGCTCGGGTTCGACGTCCTGTCCGAGCCGGTGCGCCAGGCAGCGCTGGAGCGCGCGCGGCGAAGCGGCCTGCCCGCGGCCACTGGCAAGGTGCGGTTGATCGCCGACCCGGAGGGCCAGGCGGGCTTCGTCATCTACGTCCCGCTCTACGCGGGGATGGTGGAGCCCACCACCCCCCAGGCCCGCGGCGAGCGACTGGAGGGCTTCGTCTTCGGCGCCTTCCGCATGAAGGACTTCGTGGAGGGCCTGCGCTTCCAGGGCTTCCAGTCCACCATCGACCTGACCATCTACGACGGCGTCACCGTGAGCGAGCCGGCGCGGCTCTACACCTCGCACCCCGGCGCGCCGGACGCGGGAGGGCTCCGGAAGCAGCTCACCGTGCAGGTGGCCGGGGTGCCGTGGACGTTGGTGTTCACCACCCGCGAGGCCTTCATGACGGGCACGCGCTCCAGCCATCCCCTCACGGTGGCGGGCGGCGGCCTCTTGATGTCGCTGCTGCTGTTCCTCGTCACGCGCTCACAGGTGAACGCGCGCGCCCTGGCGGAGCAGGCCAGCGCCGAGCACCGTCGTCTGGCCAATGAGGCCCAGGCCGCGGTGCGCGTGCGCGACGAGTTCCTCA
The Myxococcus fulvus DNA segment above includes these coding regions:
- a CDS encoding CHASE domain-containing protein; the encoded protein is MSTSLASHVRRNAAALLALLTGLLVTAGATTYIRRGVSLRREQLFDDAARDGSVALQQRLDVYQAMLLGTRGVFTGSAAVERHEFRAYTESLEVRQRYPGIQAIGLARWLSRDELARHEARMHQEGFPAYRVWPEDAREHHAVVDLVEPFDVNNLRMLGFDVLSEPVRQAALERARRSGLPAATGKVRLIADPEGQAGFVIYVPLYAGMVEPTTPQARGERLEGFVFGAFRMKDFVEGLRFQGFQSTIDLTIYDGVTVSEPARLYTSHPGAPDAGGLRKQLTVQVAGVPWTLVFTTREAFMTGTRSSHPLTVAGGGLLMSLLLFLVTRSQVNARALAEQASAEHRRLANEAQAAVRVRDEFLSVAAHELRTPLTSLKLQLQLLFRQLRQPGPLDAERLERGVETCERQTTRLTKLVDSLLDVARLSSGRMELQLEDVELGELVQELARRFEMEAQAAGVRLEVDAPEPMTGRWDRLRLEQVLTNLMSNALKYGHGAPVDVRVRGDAELARVEVKDRGIGIAPEDAARVFDRFERAVSSRHYGGLGLGLFITRQLVEAHGGRIFLESRPGEGSTFIVHLPRAGPGTPGQK